Proteins encoded by one window of Paraburkholderia terrae:
- a CDS encoding MFS transporter yields the protein MSDRASLNHARDQPHAFPAQASPCDDLAIRAQPAAGIPCRRKRLALGATILGSSMAFIDGSVVNVALPAIQTELGASVAAMQWVVNAYLLLLGSLVLVGGALGDKLGRRTVFVAGIVLFTAASAACGLAPEPAALIAARAVQGAGAALLVPSSLAIIGAVFDERERGRAIGTWAGFGAITSALGPVAGGWLVDAFSWRAIFYLNVPIAVITVALALSSIPASRDESAAQRLDWLGALVAALGLGLLTYGLTLASSHGFGDAIVIGMIAGGLALCAAFVAIEARSHDPMMPLDVFHSRDFSGANLVTLLLYFGLGGALFFLPFTLIRAHGYTATQAGAALLPVPVVIGVLSRFSGGLAARYGARPLLTVGPVIAAAGFALLALPGWLDIDRARYWTSFFPALAVLGLGMTITVAPLTTVVMTSVAAARTGVASGINNAVARIASLLAIAVLGIVFVWSHDAALSKRFEQLNIPADLQREGQLAPDVMAGAHAVPAEIVAAQSDAIDAGLRAVALVSALCALLGAACAAATIRGQQKPRGEQ from the coding sequence ATGTCCGACCGCGCTTCCCTGAACCACGCGCGCGACCAGCCGCACGCCTTCCCCGCCCAGGCCAGCCCCTGCGACGATCTCGCGATCCGCGCGCAACCCGCCGCCGGGATTCCCTGCCGCCGCAAGCGCCTCGCGCTCGGCGCGACGATACTCGGCTCCAGCATGGCGTTCATCGACGGCTCCGTCGTCAACGTCGCGCTGCCCGCCATTCAGACCGAACTCGGCGCGAGCGTCGCGGCGATGCAATGGGTCGTCAACGCGTATCTGCTGCTGCTCGGGTCGCTCGTGCTGGTCGGCGGCGCGCTCGGTGACAAGCTCGGGCGGCGCACCGTATTCGTCGCGGGCATCGTGCTGTTCACGGCGGCGTCGGCGGCGTGCGGCCTCGCGCCCGAACCCGCCGCGCTGATCGCGGCGCGCGCCGTGCAAGGCGCGGGTGCGGCGCTGCTGGTGCCGAGCAGTCTCGCGATCATCGGCGCGGTGTTCGACGAACGCGAGCGCGGCCGCGCGATCGGCACATGGGCCGGCTTCGGCGCGATCACGTCGGCGCTCGGGCCCGTCGCGGGCGGCTGGCTCGTCGACGCGTTCTCGTGGCGCGCCATCTTCTATCTGAACGTGCCGATCGCGGTCATTACGGTTGCGCTCGCGCTGTCGTCGATACCGGCTAGCCGTGACGAAAGCGCTGCGCAGCGCCTCGACTGGCTGGGCGCGCTGGTGGCGGCGCTGGGGCTCGGCCTGTTGACGTACGGCCTCACGCTCGCTTCGTCGCACGGTTTTGGCGATGCGATCGTGATCGGGATGATCGCCGGCGGACTGGCTCTGTGCGCCGCGTTCGTCGCCATCGAGGCGCGCAGCCACGACCCGATGATGCCGCTCGATGTGTTTCATTCGCGAGATTTCAGCGGCGCGAACCTCGTCACGCTGCTGCTGTATTTCGGTCTGGGCGGCGCGCTGTTCTTTCTGCCGTTCACGCTGATTCGCGCGCACGGCTATACGGCGACGCAAGCGGGCGCGGCGCTGCTGCCCGTGCCCGTCGTGATCGGCGTGCTGTCGCGCTTCTCGGGCGGGCTGGCGGCGCGTTACGGAGCGCGCCCGCTGCTGACAGTGGGCCCCGTGATCGCGGCAGCCGGCTTTGCGCTGCTCGCGCTGCCCGGCTGGCTCGACATTGACCGCGCGCGCTACTGGACAAGCTTTTTCCCCGCCCTCGCCGTGCTCGGCCTCGGCATGACGATCACGGTCGCGCCGCTCACGACGGTCGTGATGACATCCGTAGCCGCCGCGCGCACCGGTGTCGCGTCCGGCATCAACAATGCCGTCGCGCGGATCGCGAGCCTGCTGGCGATCGCGGTGCTCGGCATCGTGTTCGTCTGGTCGCACGACGCGGCGCTGTCGAAGCGGTTCGAACAGTTGAATATTCCCGCCGACCTCCAACGGGAGGGCCAGCTGGCACCGGACGTGATGGCGGGCGCGCATGCCGTGCCGGCTGAAATCGTCGCCGCGCAGTCCGATGCCATCGACGCGGGGCTGCGCGCCGTCGCGCTCGTGTCTGCGCTGTGCGCGCTGCTAGGCGCGGCGTGCGCGGCGGCTACGATTCGCGGACAGCAGAAGCCGCGTGGTGAGCAATAG
- a CDS encoding NIPSNAP family protein has protein sequence MTITCFIRYQIDPFQRDAFRQYAENWGEIIPRCGGHLLGYFLPHEGTNDIAWGLIAFDSLAAYEAYRARLRTDPAALENFGMAQAKRFILREERTFTEVVDGTLGKPAHPVHA, from the coding sequence ATGACGATCACCTGCTTCATCCGCTATCAGATCGATCCGTTCCAGCGCGACGCGTTCAGACAGTACGCCGAGAACTGGGGAGAAATCATTCCGCGCTGCGGCGGCCACCTGCTCGGCTATTTCCTGCCGCACGAAGGGACCAACGACATCGCATGGGGCCTGATTGCGTTCGACAGCCTCGCCGCTTACGAAGCGTATCGCGCGCGGCTGCGCACCGATCCCGCAGCGCTCGAGAACTTTGGCATGGCGCAGGCCAAGCGCTTCATCCTGCGCGAAGAACGGACGTTCACGGAAGTCGTCGACGGGACGCTCGGCAAGCCCGCCCACCCCGTTCACGCGTAA